A stretch of the Sphingobacterium thalpophilum genome encodes the following:
- a CDS encoding energy transducer TonB: MMMNSKLNIYRKEWLDVVFAGRNKMYGAYELRNLSDRATNIGLGIVVAFVLVFIVGSYSYNKYFKQALPAVKLTSAVFKSEDLNEIPREADKKEEPVMMPDKAPQQIAQDVSKFDLVHMSEPKVAQAHRVTEDVASQEELNKPHTMTARMTLKANAAGTYVARGEFGPSKKDGAITGHTKGIVSGGSEEANLDEPFITVEVMPSPVGGMQAFMKWVSENYSFPQHALDQGLSGVIEVSFVVERDGTLTDIAIKRDMDFGTGQAAIDLLKKAKKWKPGVQNGRAVRVAYTLPIRLSAVSQ, from the coding sequence ATGATGATGAACTCAAAATTGAATATCTACCGTAAGGAGTGGTTAGATGTTGTCTTTGCTGGCCGCAACAAAATGTATGGTGCATATGAATTACGGAACTTGTCTGATCGGGCGACCAATATCGGTCTAGGAATTGTAGTTGCCTTTGTATTGGTGTTTATTGTAGGATCTTATAGCTACAATAAATATTTTAAGCAGGCGTTACCTGCCGTAAAATTGACCTCTGCTGTGTTTAAATCGGAGGACTTAAATGAAATCCCAAGGGAAGCCGACAAGAAAGAAGAGCCGGTAATGATGCCGGACAAAGCACCGCAGCAAATTGCACAGGATGTTTCAAAGTTTGATTTGGTACATATGTCAGAACCTAAAGTAGCGCAGGCGCATAGGGTTACTGAAGATGTTGCTAGCCAGGAAGAACTGAACAAACCTCATACTATGACAGCGCGTATGACACTGAAAGCGAATGCTGCAGGTACCTATGTGGCGAGAGGAGAGTTCGGTCCGTCAAAAAAAGATGGTGCGATCACGGGACATACAAAAGGCATTGTTTCGGGGGGAAGTGAGGAAGCGAATCTGGACGAGCCTTTTATTACCGTAGAAGTCATGCCAAGCCCAGTGGGAGGCATGCAAGCTTTTATGAAGTGGGTTTCTGAAAACTATAGCTTTCCGCAGCATGCTTTGGATCAAGGATTATCGGGGGTCATTGAAGTTTCTTTTGTGGTCGAACGGGATGGGACGTTGACTGATATTGCCATCAAACGGGACATGGACTTTGGAACTGGACAGGCAGCAATAGATTTGTTGAAGAAGGCAAAAAAATGGAAACCCGGTGTACAAAACGGCCGTGCAGTGCGTGTTGCCTATACCTTGCCCATCCGCCTGAGCGCTGTGTCGCAATAA
- a CDS encoding LutB/LldF family L-lactate oxidation iron-sulfur protein: protein MSESTANTFLKESAQKAFDIRHRDIINYNIDKYSMAFEKGKTKFADLENTKIKANLLKWKVMENLDRYLLQFEANFTARGGKVIWANHAEEALEEIHKILERKKARSVVKSKSMATEEIGLNHFLDSKNIEAIETDLGEYIIQLLDQRPYHFVTPAMHLSLEDIAKLFHEKFGTPLDASAEELTLKARELLREKYLAAEVGITGANFLIADTGSIAITENEGNARLTSTFPKTHIAVVGIEKIIPELQDLEIFWPLLSTHGTGQNLTVYNTLLTGPRQPYESDGPEEMYVILLDNGRSNLLAQKEQRQGLYCIRCGACLNVCPIYQNIGGHTYETTYQGPIGSLITPHLNGMKEFKHLSYASTLCGKCTEVCPVGIDIQRMLLINRKDAVEGGIASKTEKKAWSWYTYAIQRRKLIDFFGGKFKNFFLRKLFRKTWGDQRELPKIAEKSFSRQWKEQQKNRD, encoded by the coding sequence ATGTCAGAGAGTACCGCTAATACGTTTTTAAAGGAAAGTGCACAGAAAGCATTTGATATCAGGCACCGCGATATTATCAATTACAATATCGACAAATACAGCATGGCTTTCGAGAAAGGAAAAACCAAATTTGCGGATCTTGAAAACACGAAGATTAAAGCAAATTTGCTCAAGTGGAAGGTGATGGAAAACCTGGATCGATATCTGCTACAATTTGAGGCAAATTTCACTGCACGCGGCGGTAAGGTGATCTGGGCCAACCATGCTGAGGAAGCGCTCGAAGAAATTCATAAAATTCTCGAAAGAAAAAAAGCACGGTCGGTTGTCAAATCAAAATCGATGGCCACTGAAGAAATCGGGTTAAATCATTTTTTGGATTCGAAGAATATTGAAGCTATAGAAACCGATCTTGGCGAATATATTATACAACTGCTCGACCAAAGGCCTTATCATTTTGTAACACCGGCTATGCATTTAAGTCTGGAAGATATTGCGAAGCTTTTTCACGAAAAATTTGGCACACCGCTGGATGCCTCCGCTGAAGAGCTGACATTAAAAGCCAGGGAATTACTCAGAGAAAAGTATCTAGCAGCAGAAGTCGGTATTACAGGCGCCAATTTCTTAATCGCTGACACGGGCAGTATTGCCATTACGGAAAATGAGGGTAATGCCCGACTGACTTCCACATTTCCAAAGACACATATCGCTGTTGTCGGCATTGAGAAGATTATTCCAGAACTTCAAGATCTGGAAATATTTTGGCCACTTTTGTCTACACATGGCACGGGACAAAACCTGACTGTCTATAACACTCTACTGACAGGTCCCAGACAGCCCTATGAGTCTGATGGTCCCGAAGAAATGTATGTTATCCTGCTGGATAATGGTCGCAGCAATTTATTAGCTCAAAAAGAGCAGCGTCAAGGCTTATATTGCATTCGTTGTGGAGCCTGTCTAAACGTATGTCCTATTTATCAAAATATTGGCGGACATACCTATGAAACAACGTATCAAGGCCCGATCGGATCATTGATAACTCCGCATTTAAATGGAATGAAGGAGTTTAAGCATTTAAGCTATGCCTCTACCCTATGTGGCAAATGTACCGAGGTCTGTCCTGTCGGCATTGACATACAGCGAATGCTGCTTATAAACCGAAAAGATGCGGTCGAAGGGGGAATAGCCTCCAAAACAGAAAAAAAAGCCTGGAGCTGGTACACATATGCTATCCAACGGAGAAAATTAATCGATTTTTTTGGAGGAAAATTCAAGAACTTCTTTCTTAGAAAGCTTTTTAGAAAAACCTGGGGCGACCAGCGGGAACTGCCTAAAATCGCTGAAAAATCTTTCTCCCGTCAGTGGAAGGAACAGCAAAAGAATAGGGACTGA